One stretch of Pomacea canaliculata isolate SZHN2017 linkage group LG1, ASM307304v1, whole genome shotgun sequence DNA includes these proteins:
- the LOC112568271 gene encoding uncharacterized protein LOC112568271 encodes MSAKDSTVNKNTGLLHERVVDSGACTHSAQLTYTSLDSPAMTCTSSHRVLSPLRSDASRLTEEERRPDWWHESYSSCQKTCRLGFPTKRKHAAEDTGHCEDRLHPGIRDSTGEPALKLRTVRPRLVFSPDPVCFGVGTQKQFRTGENLSPCASAPSLARKALDDSAKHDHHIAGVVCSRPPLQIPKAQRILSWSPALSCLGRCEIGEGDPPSSAPDYSCCSCFRTTFKKQLLVVDSGGEEVKDVFVKRRVSANARERRRMQSMNVAFDQLRDVIPSFGGNRKLSKYETLQMAQSYIAALEDVLKR; translated from the coding sequence ATGAGCGCAAAGGACAGTACCGTCAACAAAAACACGGGGCTGCTGCATGAACGTGTTGTGGACAGTGGTGCCTGCACGCACTCGGCGCAACTAACGTACACGTCCCTTGACAGCCCCGCTATGACCTGCACCTCCTCTCACCGAGTTTTATCCCCCCTTCGTTCCGATGCAAGTCGCCTGACAGAAGAGGAAAGACGTCCAGACTGGTGGCATGAGTCCTACAGCAGCTGCCAGAAAACTTGCAGACTGGGGTTCCCCACCAAACGAAAGCACGCTGCCGAGGACACCGGACACTGCGAGGACAGACTGCATCCGGGTATTCGTGATTCGACAGGGGAGCCCGCTCTCAAGCTTCGGACCGTCAGACCGAGGCTGGTCTTTTCTCCAGACCCAGTCTGCTTTGGCGTTGGGACGCAGAAGCAGTTCCGAACAGGTGAAAATCTGTCTCCGTGCGCCTCGGCCCCAAGTCTGGCCAGGAAAGCACTTGACGACTCTGCAAAGCACGACCATCACATCGCCGGCGTCGTCTGCTCGCGTCCTCCACTGCAGATCCCGAAGGCGCAGCGCATCCTGTCTTGGTCCCCCGCTCTCTCTTGTCTTGGCCGTTGCGAGATTGGCGAGGGAGATCCTCCCAGCTCCGCCCCCGACTACAGCTGCTGCTCGTGCTTCAGGACGACTTTCAAGAAGCAGCTGCTGGTGGTGGACAGCGGAGGGGAGGAGGTCAAGGACGTCTTCGTTAAGCGGCGAGTCTCCGCCAACGccagggagaggaggaggatgcagaGCATGAACGTCGCCTTCGACCAGCTGCGTGACGTCATTCCGTCGTTTGGAGGGAACCGGAAGTTATCGAAATACGAAACATTGCAAATGGCGCAGAGCTACATCGCAGCCCTAGAAGACGTGCTGAAGAGGTGA
- the LOC112563789 gene encoding uncharacterized protein LOC112563789, with translation MPRLQEDGAMEETMAKDEDPEEALLRARQALRSKPRGFGKKSSSYATPEFVQPPLFGFFPVILFVCLASFDRKLIVRQFARACTGVTSPLIRWQWKGQTRCRKQGKQGDNISGAPAPGGDHGPLTHEKVNTQSTRNIKMRQHLCVVHALPRTRLTNAILYENSSQERHLEMKLTELQRRKLRSSVAMEITKRAFTAQQDRKRRKWQREDQVRISSMNLPVFTERGQREMSGIGGGVGLVADRRPSMMTIYRLASDGGRAESTVQDRKPLLPMMKIKRERTEIISHHDRVFVTKLPSVVEVDQRLLTIHNEYCGQTLLSQGQPFRDDRFRRLHTVLSPAMLKDGDYPIENVFCKSRALKYKHLMSTDDVTQPLSSKSEVKVMVASRYLPVTLRRLSKLGEGSQMVTSE, from the exons ATGCCGAGACTACAGGAAGACGGGGCGATGGAGGAAACAATGGCCAAAGATGAGGATCCGGAGGAAGCTCTACTGAGAGCTAGGCAGGCTCTGAGGTCCAAACCCCGGGGATTCGGCAAGAAGTCCTCCAGCTACGCTACCCCGGAGTTTGTCCAGCCGCCG CTGTTTGGATTTTTTCCCGTGATTCTCTTCGTCTGTTTGGCATCCTTTGACCGGAAGCTGATAGTGAGACAGTTCGCAAGAGCTTGTACCGGAGTTACTTCTCCCTTGATCCGATGGCAATGGAAGGGCCAGACAAGATGCAGAAAACAGGGGAAGCAAGGCGATAACATCAGCGGGGCGCCGGCACCCGGAGGCGATCATGGCCCCCTGACCCATGAGAAGGTCAACACACAGAGCACCCGCAACATTAAGATGAGGCAACACCTGTGTGTCGTGCACGCGCTGCCCAGGACAAGGCTGACCAACGCCATTCTGTACGAAAACTCCAGCCAAGAGCGCCACCTGGAGATGAAGCTGACAG AGCTGCAACGCAGGAAGCTGCGTTCGTCGGTTGCCATGGAGATCACCAAGCGAGCCTTCACGGCGCAGCAGGACCGCAAGCGGCGGAAGTGGCAACGCGAAGACCAGGTGAGGATCTCCAGCATGAACCTGCCGGTCTTCACGGAGCGAGGTCAGAGGGAGATGAGCGGCATCGGCGGGGGAGTGGGGCTGGTGGCTGACCGACGACCCAGCATGATGACCATCTACCGCCTGGCCAGCGACGGGGGCAGAGCAGAGAGCACAGTGCAGGACCGCAAACCGCTGCTGCCCATGATGAAG ATTAAGCGAGAAAGAACGGAGATCATCAGTCACCATGACCGGGTCTTCGTCACTAAACTGCCCTCAGTCGTGGAAGTGGACCAGAGACTGCTGACCATCCACAACGAGTATTGCGGCCAGACTCTTTTGAGCCAGGGTCAGCCGTTCAG aGACGACAGATTCAGGCGCCTGCACACAGTCCTGTCTCCAGCGATGCTGAAAGATGGCGATTATCCCATCGAAAACGTCTTCTGCAAGAGTCGCGCCCTCAAGTACAAGCATCTGATGTCAACCGACGACGTGACCCAACCGCTGTCCTCCAAGTCTGAGGTCAAGGTCATGGTAGCCTCGCGCTATCTGCCTGTGACCTTGAGAAGGTTGTCGAAACTGGGGGAGGGGAGTCAAATGGTGACGTCAGAATGA